One genomic region from Rothia dentocariosa ATCC 17931 encodes:
- a CDS encoding ABC transporter permease: MNVIERTFAFLGDGVNWQGSQGILARTVEHLGITMFAVAIALVIAVPLGLWAGHTRRGGHALLGFTAALRALPALGLLTLLALWFGVNAIPPLAVLVIIAVAPLLAHTLEAVTGIDPDVVDAARAQGMTEGQILCRVEIPLGLPVFMGGLRSAVLQVIATATIAAYINGNNLGRYLFDGLAVRDYPRMLVATLLVAVLAFVVDAIMALAQRAVTPVPLRGGGASKRHGQPKHESALDAANSHTEGAHA, translated from the coding sequence ATGAATGTTATAGAACGTACCTTCGCTTTTCTGGGTGATGGCGTCAACTGGCAAGGGTCTCAGGGCATTTTGGCGCGCACCGTCGAGCATCTGGGCATCACCATGTTTGCGGTTGCGATTGCCCTGGTGATTGCCGTGCCTTTGGGGCTGTGGGCTGGGCATACACGCCGCGGCGGGCACGCTCTGCTGGGGTTTACCGCCGCTTTGCGCGCTCTGCCCGCCCTGGGTTTGCTGACCCTGCTTGCTCTCTGGTTTGGTGTTAACGCGATTCCACCGCTCGCAGTGCTCGTGATTATCGCGGTGGCGCCCCTGCTGGCGCATACCCTCGAAGCCGTGACCGGGATTGATCCGGATGTGGTGGATGCGGCACGCGCTCAAGGCATGACCGAAGGGCAGATTCTTTGCCGGGTTGAGATTCCTCTGGGTCTTCCGGTGTTTATGGGTGGTCTGCGCAGCGCGGTGCTGCAGGTGATCGCGACGGCGACTATTGCCGCCTACATTAATGGGAATAACCTGGGTCGGTACCTTTTTGATGGGCTCGCGGTGCGGGACTATCCGCGTATGCTCGTGGCAACCCTGCTGGTAGCTGTGCTCGCCTTCGTGGTGGATGCGATTATGGCCCTAGCGCAGCGGGCCGTGACCCCCGTTCCATTGCGGGGTGGAGGCGCATCCAAACGTCATGGGCAACCGAAACACGAGAGCGCACTGGATGCGGCAAACTCGCACACGGAAGGGGCACACGCATGA
- a CDS encoding ABC transporter substrate-binding protein codes for MARGVTRRRALGVVGALGTLGALSACGLSGENVFGGEHDGIIVGSAAFAESQILAEIYSQALNKNGFKSSTQLGIGAREAYLGALTSGAIDVVPEYSGNLLLYLDENSKAQTKQEILQALGGVLDKNLKALDASQAENKDTLVVTQQTAQKYNLHTLDDMAKVCTELKIGAAPEFAERAYGIPGLKDKYGCVPAEFVSLADGGGALTVKALQDNTVQVVDLYSTTPAITQNNFVMLEDPKNMIPAQQVLPIINTKRVPEDAQAVLNRISAVLTTDDLRSLNDEVSGDKKLDPSTAAANWLKGKGLL; via the coding sequence ATGGCACGCGGCGTTACCAGGCGGCGGGCATTGGGTGTCGTTGGCGCCCTTGGGACGTTAGGAGCGTTGAGCGCCTGCGGGCTGAGCGGCGAAAACGTTTTCGGCGGTGAACACGACGGTATTATCGTGGGGTCAGCAGCGTTCGCAGAGTCGCAGATTCTCGCCGAAATATACTCCCAAGCGCTAAATAAAAACGGGTTTAAATCGAGCACCCAGCTGGGGATTGGCGCGCGTGAAGCCTACCTGGGGGCGCTTACCTCCGGGGCTATCGACGTGGTTCCCGAATACTCGGGCAACCTGCTGTTGTATCTTGACGAGAATTCCAAGGCGCAGACTAAACAAGAGATTCTGCAGGCGCTCGGTGGGGTGCTGGATAAAAACCTCAAGGCTCTGGACGCCTCGCAGGCGGAAAATAAAGATACCCTAGTCGTTACCCAGCAGACCGCCCAAAAATACAATCTGCACACCCTGGATGATATGGCGAAGGTCTGTACCGAACTGAAGATTGGTGCCGCTCCCGAATTTGCCGAACGCGCCTACGGAATTCCGGGGCTCAAAGATAAGTACGGGTGCGTTCCGGCGGAATTCGTCTCGCTTGCGGATGGGGGAGGGGCACTCACCGTCAAAGCCCTGCAGGATAACACCGTGCAGGTTGTAGATTTGTACTCGACCACCCCGGCAATTACACAGAACAATTTTGTGATGCTCGAAGACCCGAAAAACATGATTCCGGCGCAGCAGGTACTCCCCATTATCAACACCAAACGGGTTCCCGAGGATGCGCAGGCGGTACTGAACCGCATCAGTGCGGTGCTGACGACCGACGATTTACGCTCGCTCAATGACGAGGTATCCGGCGATAAGAAACTGGACCCGTCCACGGCAGCGGCAAACTGGCTCAAGGGTAAGGGGCTGTTGTAG
- a CDS encoding alpha,alpha-phosphotrehalase, with product MSRSPAQFRSTVIYQIYPKSFYSAHGRPTGDIRGIIEKVPYVASLGVGMVWFNPFFASPQHDNGYDISDYYAINPELGTMEDVEEMIAAFGEHGIGVMFDMVLNHVSTEHEWFRRAQAGEREYWDYFYLRPGRVQSDGTVVPPTNWESKFGGSAWAPFTDTAGKVYRDKSGVPLYYLHLYDVTQADLNWYNPAVREELYKVVNFWYDKSVRGFRFDVINVIGKSEELEDAPAGVIDKTLYTDTPIVHTRLRELNRASFGRYGDTVTVGEMSSTSIENCVGYSNPENRELDMVFSFHHLKVDYEDGEKWSKVPFRFAELKGLLNDWALGMQAGGGWNALFWNNHDQPRALNRFGDVQRYRAESATMLATVIHLLRGTPYIYQGEEIGMIDPVYSSIDDYVDVEAHNAFKTLRARGLSEGEALEVVRAKARDNSRVPMQWESGSGGERGAVGFGTAAPWLAPAPSVDAATGAGISVADEERDGVILPYYRELIRLRGQYPVISEGSYAPYTLDHERVFGYLREHIAKGTRTRLLVLNNFFGDETAVRVPAEFMPGEVLDAVAGSEGSRVPAEVQSARVLLCNYKNPLSQVSGVSGSDPREVEVTLRPYESLTLIVEEPIVSS from the coding sequence ATGTCTCGCTCCCCCGCACAGTTCCGCAGCACCGTGATCTACCAGATCTACCCGAAGTCATTCTATTCCGCGCACGGTCGGCCAACCGGCGATATTCGCGGCATTATCGAGAAGGTGCCCTATGTGGCATCGCTGGGGGTGGGCATGGTGTGGTTCAACCCGTTCTTCGCCTCGCCCCAGCACGATAACGGCTACGATATTTCCGACTACTACGCCATTAACCCCGAGCTGGGCACGATGGAGGACGTCGAGGAGATGATCGCCGCTTTCGGGGAGCACGGCATCGGGGTCATGTTCGATATGGTGCTCAACCATGTTTCGACTGAACACGAGTGGTTTAGGCGGGCGCAGGCGGGCGAGCGCGAGTACTGGGATTATTTCTATCTTCGCCCAGGGCGGGTTCAGTCTGACGGCACGGTGGTTCCGCCCACGAACTGGGAGTCAAAATTTGGCGGTTCGGCCTGGGCGCCTTTTACCGATACGGCGGGTAAGGTTTATCGGGACAAATCGGGGGTGCCGCTGTACTATCTGCACCTTTACGACGTCACACAGGCTGATCTGAACTGGTACAACCCCGCCGTGCGTGAGGAACTCTATAAGGTCGTCAATTTCTGGTATGACAAGAGTGTTCGCGGGTTCCGCTTCGACGTCATTAACGTGATCGGCAAATCCGAAGAGCTTGAGGATGCGCCCGCCGGGGTTATCGATAAGACCCTGTATACCGACACGCCCATCGTGCACACGCGTCTGCGGGAGCTGAACCGCGCATCTTTCGGGCGGTATGGGGATACCGTGACCGTGGGTGAAATGTCTTCGACGAGCATCGAGAACTGCGTGGGCTACTCCAACCCTGAGAATCGCGAGCTCGATATGGTGTTTAGTTTTCACCATCTGAAGGTGGATTATGAGGACGGCGAGAAGTGGTCGAAGGTGCCGTTCCGCTTTGCTGAGCTGAAGGGTCTGCTCAACGATTGGGCGCTGGGCATGCAGGCGGGCGGCGGGTGGAATGCGCTGTTTTGGAATAATCATGATCAGCCGCGCGCACTCAACCGTTTTGGTGACGTTCAGCGGTATCGGGCGGAATCTGCGACCATGCTGGCGACCGTGATTCACCTGCTGCGCGGCACTCCCTATATTTATCAGGGCGAAGAGATCGGCATGATTGACCCGGTGTATTCTTCGATTGACGACTACGTGGATGTTGAGGCTCATAACGCTTTTAAGACCCTGCGTGCGCGGGGACTCTCGGAGGGCGAGGCGCTTGAGGTTGTGCGCGCCAAGGCGCGGGATAATTCGCGTGTTCCCATGCAGTGGGAGTCTGGTTCTGGTGGGGAACGCGGCGCGGTTGGTTTTGGTACCGCCGCCCCCTGGCTGGCACCCGCGCCCAGTGTGGATGCGGCAACCGGCGCAGGTATTTCGGTGGCGGATGAGGAACGTGACGGCGTTATTTTGCCGTACTATCGCGAGCTGATTCGCCTGCGCGGGCAGTACCCGGTGATTTCTGAAGGCAGTTACGCGCCCTATACGCTCGACCATGAGCGGGTCTTCGGGTACCTGCGTGAACATATCGCTAAAGGCACGCGCACGCGGCTGTTGGTGCTCAATAATTTCTTTGGGGACGAGACGGCGGTGCGTGTTCCTGCCGAGTTCATGCCGGGCGAGGTTCTGGACGCAGTCGCTGGCAGTGAAGGCTCACGAGTTCCAGCGGAAGTGCAGTCTGCACGGGTGCTTTTGTGTAATTACAAGAATCCGCTCAGTCAGGTTAGCGGTGTTTCCGGCTCCGATCCCCGCGAGGTTGAGGTTACACTGCGCCCCTACGAATCGTTGACTTTGATCGTGGAAGAGCCCATCGTTTCTTCTTAG